Proteins encoded by one window of Lathyrus oleraceus cultivar Zhongwan6 chromosome 1, CAAS_Psat_ZW6_1.0, whole genome shotgun sequence:
- the LOC127109133 gene encoding myosin-8: protein MEQEEYTKEEIDWSYIEFVDNQDVLDLIEKKPGGVIALLDEACMFPRSTHETFAEKLYQTLKDNKRFSKPKLSRTDFTINHYAGDVTYQTDLFLDKNKDYVVPEHAALLCASKCSFVSGLFPPLHEESTKSTKFSSIATQFKQQLQSLLETLSATEPHYIRCVKTNNLLKPGIFENNDVLQQLRCGGVMEAIRISCAGYPTRKNFDEFVQRFSIMEPKVLKSCPDEMTACKRLLDKANLKDYQVTLNHR, encoded by the exons ATGGAGCAAGAGGAATATACAAAGGAAGAAATTGATTGGAGTTATATAGAGTTCGTTGATAATCAAGATGTTCTCGATCTTATTGAGAAG AAACCTGGCGGCGTTATTGCTCTTCTGGACGAGGCCTG TATGTTTCCAAGATCAACGCACGAAACATTTGCTGAAAAGCTATATCAAACACTTAAGGACAATAAGCGATTCAGCAAACCGAAGTTGTCACGAACTGACTTCACCATCAATCACTATGCTGGTGAT GTCACGTATCAAACTGATCTTTTCCTTGATAAAAACAAAGACTACGTTGTTCCGGAACACGCTGCGCTGCTCTGTGCTTCCAAGTGCTCCTTTGTTTCAGGACTTTTCCCACCTTTACACGAGGAAAGTACTAAATCAACAAAGTTTTCTTCTATAGCCACTCAGTTTAAG CAACAACTGCAATCTTTGCTTGAAACATTGAGTGCGACTGAGCCACACTACATTCGTTGTGTAAAGACAAATAATCTTCTTAAGCCGGGGATATTTGAGAACAACGATGTGTTACAGCAGCTTCGATGTGGG GGTGTAATGGAGGCAATTAGGATAAGTTGTGCTGGATATCCAACTCGAAAGAACTTTGATGAATTTGTTCAGCGGTTTAGTATAATGGAACCTAAGGTTCTAAAATCATG TCCTGATGAGATGACGGCTTGCAAGAGACTTCTAGATAAAGCAAACCTTAAAGATTATCAG GTTACATTGAATCATAGATGA